In the Pirellulales bacterium genome, one interval contains:
- a CDS encoding polyketide synthase dehydratase domain-containing protein, with protein MTLPADATAADLSPPAARADEDIAIVGMACFLPGADGPRRYWQNIVGKVDCVGEPTPDWQPEFFAPHVYVRRGGFLGEIARFNPARYGIMPSSIEGAEPDQFLAFRCAVEALHDAGYPEIPINRPKTGVILGRGIFINRGLLTMISQGYMIGQFVDLLRQLEPERTADDLALIERELRKRMPPFNSETVPGLTHNILAGRVANRLDLNGPAYTVDAACSSALLAVDQSIRELRSGRCDMVLAGGVQVSTPGMVHMAFCYLDALSKQGKIAPFSAEASGTLLGQGCGVLVLKRRSDAERDGNRIYALVKGVGTSSDGKGSGLLAPSQAGQEIALRQAYGTTGVDPATIGLVEAHGTGIPLGDQTEIKTLTSVFGARHGAKPTVAVGSVKSMISHLIPASGAASLIKTALALYHRVLPPMLHAEQPNPALGLERTPFYLSTTTRPWIHGERRHPRRAGVNAFGFGGINTHAILEEHLPAAESDLPRLEDNWPVELVVVSAESREALCTRLGQLRVWLERAPHVRLLDVAASTAAESGALRVAIVAQSVADLLKKLVTAEKMLSDPAREKIQDRSGIFWYAQPLAAAGRVAFVFPGEGAQYPNMLADLCRHFPEVRREFDLTDAAFLRTPGRQPLSRLIYPLPDETQAAEAELLELGGAVTSVTLASRALLALLRTLAIEPQAIVGHSSGEFGALMAAGAIAPEGDEALIDALSEGANNAARLSSSGLVPPAVLLAVGGAERAAVDAVVEHAAGRLTIAMDNCPSQVILSGDEAAVDAAIEGLRGKGGLCEKLPWGRAYHTAAFEPASGIIEDYFRTIGLQSPRVETWSCASVERFPAEPPGVQELAVRQWRSPVRFRETVEAMYAAGVRIFLEVGPRGNLAAFVSDTLKKQPHLSVALDVPRYDGVTQLCRALGQLVAHGVPLNLDALYRRRQPQRLDLAAEPPAAPKTDPVLRLDLPTFALSDETLATLRQSKPDVNTASAMPSAPAATSAPSTAAVSASPASHAAAAPPLPRAATPVKPAPALPTGTPTVAASATYANGHASAATPRSPATPSQPAVAASAAIDPRTQAVVDYQRTMRHFVEMQQRIMSTRLQGRQPASTHNGVAAPGSVAANPAAVKPAPVVSASVVPAATPPAVSAVAAPATRPTPPVVAPVVHAPAPAPPPAAPLAATQNGHTAAATQAIAVTRASASSPAPREAAKAPGSPPPASSAPATGTATLPRTQRSTLPLLETVLIHEPGSRLLAECELDIERHRFLLDHTFLGRALSTVDSNLQGLPVMPLAMSLELMAEAAAKLCPDLTVVAMDNVRTMRWLAFETSNRRVRMEARQLDETHVHVTVSEADREGFSAVIVEGNVELGEFEPELGPAVVPDRATEPAPWAENLYDWILFHGPAFQGIDSIDAYEPTAIRATVHEPDAGLLFAPGAGGPLVLPSALVDVASQVPGMIYGQWHPEDPEVYMVFPNSIGRLEFVADRPKAALTAVATMHREGALLHSDVELKAPDGRIVLRMTGRVCQVVDFPTGLHHYSKASTRVTCSRDITEVFAGVPHIEACRVCETLTAGSPILLNRLWSQVVARMILDRQERAAFAGQKLSPAAAAYWLAGRIAAKDAVRLFAGAPICMADVAITANGDGKPHAHLPGDLAAPAVSIAHKEFKAVALAAPAQLAAVGIDIEALIAMDPGLVADAFTPEELALLAAAATASQEPVDNWYLSAWSAKEALGKALGRGVLGGPRAVEVRQACATTGRFLLALRGPMAEAFPKLTSNEAGEICLPAYRRLHGPYCVAICLLESLPA; from the coding sequence ATGACCTTGCCGGCCGACGCCACGGCGGCTGACCTTTCGCCGCCCGCTGCGCGCGCGGACGAAGACATTGCCATCGTCGGTATGGCATGTTTTCTCCCCGGTGCCGACGGTCCGCGCCGCTATTGGCAGAACATCGTCGGCAAGGTCGATTGCGTCGGCGAGCCGACTCCCGATTGGCAGCCGGAGTTCTTCGCGCCGCATGTGTACGTGCGCCGGGGCGGCTTTCTCGGCGAGATCGCGCGGTTCAACCCCGCACGCTATGGCATCATGCCTTCGAGCATCGAGGGTGCCGAGCCGGATCAGTTCCTCGCGTTCCGCTGTGCCGTCGAGGCACTGCACGACGCCGGGTATCCCGAGATCCCGATCAATCGGCCCAAGACGGGCGTGATCCTCGGCCGCGGCATTTTCATCAACCGCGGCCTGCTGACGATGATCTCGCAGGGGTACATGATCGGCCAGTTCGTCGATCTGCTGCGCCAACTCGAGCCCGAACGCACGGCCGACGACCTGGCGCTGATCGAGCGCGAGCTGCGCAAGCGGATGCCGCCGTTCAATTCGGAGACCGTGCCGGGGCTGACGCACAACATTCTCGCCGGCCGCGTTGCCAATCGCCTCGATCTGAACGGCCCGGCCTACACGGTCGATGCGGCGTGTTCGTCGGCGCTGTTGGCGGTCGATCAGTCGATCCGCGAGTTGCGGAGCGGGCGCTGCGACATGGTCCTCGCCGGCGGCGTGCAGGTCTCGACGCCCGGCATGGTCCACATGGCATTTTGCTATCTCGACGCGCTGAGCAAGCAAGGCAAGATCGCCCCTTTCTCGGCCGAGGCCAGTGGGACCTTGCTCGGCCAGGGCTGCGGCGTGCTCGTGCTCAAGCGGCGCAGCGACGCCGAACGCGACGGCAACCGCATCTACGCACTCGTCAAGGGCGTGGGCACTTCGAGCGACGGGAAAGGCTCGGGCCTGTTGGCCCCCAGCCAGGCCGGCCAGGAAATCGCCCTCCGGCAGGCCTACGGCACGACCGGCGTCGATCCGGCGACGATCGGCCTCGTCGAAGCGCACGGCACCGGCATCCCGTTGGGGGATCAAACCGAAATCAAGACGCTGACCAGCGTTTTCGGCGCGCGCCACGGTGCCAAGCCCACCGTGGCGGTGGGCAGCGTCAAGTCGATGATCAGCCACTTGATTCCCGCCTCGGGGGCCGCGTCGCTGATCAAGACGGCGCTGGCGCTGTATCACCGCGTGCTGCCGCCGATGCTGCACGCCGAGCAGCCCAATCCCGCACTCGGACTGGAGCGCACGCCCTTTTACCTGTCGACGACGACGCGGCCGTGGATTCACGGCGAGCGCCGGCATCCGCGTCGCGCAGGCGTCAACGCGTTTGGATTCGGCGGTATCAACACGCACGCGATTCTCGAAGAGCATCTGCCGGCCGCCGAGTCGGACCTGCCGCGGCTAGAAGACAACTGGCCGGTCGAGTTGGTGGTCGTGTCGGCCGAGTCGCGCGAGGCGCTATGCACGCGGCTGGGCCAATTGCGCGTGTGGCTCGAACGCGCGCCGCACGTTCGCCTGCTCGACGTGGCCGCCAGTACCGCCGCCGAGTCGGGGGCGCTGCGCGTCGCGATCGTGGCCCAGTCGGTTGCCGATCTGCTCAAGAAGCTCGTGACCGCCGAGAAGATGCTCAGCGACCCGGCACGCGAGAAGATCCAAGACCGCAGTGGCATCTTCTGGTACGCCCAACCGCTGGCGGCCGCGGGGCGCGTCGCGTTTGTCTTCCCCGGCGAGGGCGCGCAGTATCCGAACATGCTGGCCGACCTGTGCCGTCACTTCCCCGAAGTGCGGCGCGAGTTCGATTTGACCGATGCAGCCTTTCTCCGCACCCCTGGCCGCCAGCCGCTCAGCCGGTTGATCTATCCATTGCCGGACGAGACGCAGGCGGCCGAGGCCGAGTTGCTCGAACTGGGCGGCGCGGTGACGAGCGTCACGCTAGCCTCCCGGGCCTTGTTGGCGCTGCTCCGCACGCTGGCCATCGAGCCGCAGGCCATCGTCGGACATTCCAGCGGCGAATTCGGCGCGTTGATGGCCGCCGGCGCCATCGCGCCCGAAGGCGACGAGGCGCTCATCGATGCGCTCAGCGAGGGCGCCAACAACGCCGCCCGGCTATCCAGCTCGGGTCTGGTGCCGCCGGCCGTGCTGCTGGCGGTGGGTGGGGCTGAGCGCGCGGCGGTCGACGCGGTCGTCGAGCATGCCGCGGGACGGCTGACCATCGCGATGGACAACTGCCCCAGCCAGGTCATTCTTTCCGGCGACGAGGCGGCGGTCGACGCGGCCATCGAAGGGCTGCGCGGCAAGGGCGGTCTCTGTGAAAAGCTGCCGTGGGGCCGTGCCTATCACACCGCGGCATTCGAGCCGGCCAGCGGCATCATCGAAGACTATTTCCGCACGATCGGCTTGCAGTCGCCGCGCGTCGAGACCTGGTCGTGCGCCTCGGTCGAGCGGTTTCCGGCAGAGCCCCCGGGCGTGCAGGAATTGGCCGTGCGGCAATGGCGTTCGCCCGTGCGGTTCCGCGAAACGGTCGAGGCGATGTACGCGGCCGGCGTGCGGATCTTTCTCGAGGTCGGACCGCGCGGCAATCTGGCTGCGTTCGTGTCCGACACGTTGAAGAAGCAGCCCCACCTGTCGGTCGCGCTCGATGTACCGCGCTACGATGGGGTGACGCAGCTCTGTCGTGCGCTCGGCCAGCTCGTGGCACACGGCGTGCCGCTGAATCTCGACGCGCTGTATCGCCGGCGCCAGCCGCAGCGATTGGATCTGGCGGCCGAACCGCCGGCGGCGCCCAAGACCGACCCCGTGCTGCGGCTCGACCTGCCGACCTTCGCGCTTTCGGACGAAACGCTGGCCACGTTGCGCCAATCGAAGCCGGACGTGAATACCGCCTCGGCCATGCCGTCTGCGCCGGCTGCCACCTCGGCGCCGTCAACAGCGGCTGTCTCCGCGTCGCCCGCCTCACACGCGGCCGCGGCGCCGCCCTTGCCCCGGGCCGCGACTCCGGTCAAGCCAGCGCCTGCACTTCCCACAGGTACGCCGACCGTCGCCGCTTCGGCAACGTATGCCAACGGCCATGCATCGGCCGCTACCCCTCGGTCGCCGGCCACCCCGTCGCAGCCCGCGGTTGCGGCGAGCGCGGCCATCGACCCGCGCACCCAGGCCGTGGTCGACTACCAGCGCACGATGCGTCATTTCGTCGAGATGCAGCAGCGCATCATGTCGACGCGTCTCCAAGGCAGGCAGCCGGCCTCGACGCATAACGGTGTCGCGGCCCCGGGTTCCGTAGCGGCGAATCCGGCGGCAGTGAAACCTGCACCCGTGGTATCGGCGTCTGTAGTACCAGCGGCAACGCCGCCGGCTGTGTCTGCCGTTGCCGCGCCAGCCACACGCCCGACGCCGCCGGTGGTCGCGCCCGTCGTTCATGCGCCGGCACCGGCGCCGCCCCCCGCCGCGCCATTGGCGGCGACACAAAATGGTCATACCGCGGCGGCAACTCAGGCGATCGCAGTCACTCGCGCCAGCGCGTCTTCTCCCGCTCCTCGTGAAGCCGCGAAGGCACCCGGCAGTCCGCCACCCGCGAGCAGTGCGCCAGCGACGGGCACCGCCACGTTGCCGCGCACGCAGCGCTCGACGCTGCCGCTGCTGGAAACGGTGTTGATCCACGAACCCGGCTCCCGGCTGCTGGCCGAATGCGAGTTGGACATCGAGCGACATCGCTTCCTGCTGGATCACACGTTCCTGGGCCGGGCGTTGTCGACGGTCGATTCGAACCTACAAGGCCTGCCGGTCATGCCGCTGGCCATGTCGTTGGAGTTGATGGCCGAGGCGGCTGCCAAGCTCTGCCCGGACCTGACCGTGGTCGCGATGGATAACGTGCGGACCATGCGTTGGCTGGCCTTCGAGACCAGCAATCGCCGCGTGCGCATGGAGGCCCGGCAGCTCGACGAGACGCACGTGCACGTCACAGTGTCCGAAGCCGATCGCGAAGGCTTCAGCGCCGTGATCGTCGAAGGCAACGTCGAACTGGGCGAATTCGAACCGGAGCTTGGACCCGCGGTCGTGCCCGATCGGGCCACCGAGCCTGCCCCCTGGGCCGAAAACCTCTACGACTGGATTCTGTTCCACGGCCCGGCGTTTCAAGGCATCGATTCGATCGACGCCTACGAGCCGACGGCGATTCGCGCCACGGTGCACGAGCCCGACGCCGGGCTGCTGTTCGCGCCGGGCGCCGGTGGTCCGCTCGTATTGCCGTCGGCGCTGGTCGATGTCGCGTCGCAAGTGCCGGGCATGATCTACGGCCAATGGCACCCGGAAGACCCCGAGGTGTACATGGTCTTCCCGAACAGCATCGGCCGGCTAGAGTTTGTCGCCGACCGGCCGAAAGCCGCGCTCACGGCCGTAGCCACGATGCACCGCGAAGGTGCGTTGCTGCACTCCGACGTCGAGCTCAAAGCGCCCGACGGCCGGATCGTGCTTCGGATGACGGGGCGTGTGTGCCAGGTGGTCGATTTCCCCACGGGCCTACACCACTACTCGAAGGCCTCGACGCGGGTCACCTGCAGCCGCGATATCACCGAGGTGTTCGCCGGCGTGCCACATATCGAAGCGTGCCGCGTGTGCGAAACTTTGACGGCGGGCAGCCCGATCTTGCTTAATCGCCTCTGGTCGCAAGTCGTGGCGCGGATGATCCTCGATCGCCAGGAACGGGCGGCGTTCGCCGGGCAAAAGCTCTCGCCTGCCGCCGCGGCCTACTGGCTGGCCGGGCGCATCGCGGCCAAAGACGCCGTGCGGTTGTTCGCCGGGGCACCGATTTGCATGGCCGACGTCGCCATCACGGCCAACGGCGACGGCAAGCCGCACGCCCATCTGCCTGGCGATCTGGCGGCGCCGGCCGTGAGCATCGCACATAAGGAATTCAAGGCCGTCGCCCTGGCCGCGCCGGCCCAGCTGGCCGCGGTGGGAATCGACATCGAGGCCCTGATCGCGATGGACCCGGGCCTGGTGGCCGACGCGTTCACCCCGGAGGAACTGGCCCTCCTGGCCGCAGCGGCCACGGCGTCGCAAGAGCCGGTCGACAACTGGTATCTCTCGGCCTGGAGCGCCAAAGAGGCCCTCGGCAAGGCCTTAGGTCGCGGCGTGCTCGGCGGCCCGCGAGCCGTCGAAGTCCGCCAGGCCTGCGCCACCACCGGACGCTTCTTGTTAGCACTGCGCGGGCCGATGGCCGAAGCATTTCCGAAATTAACGTCGAACGAGGCCGGTGAGATTTGCCTGCCGGCGTATCGCCGTTTACACGGTCCCTACTGCGTGGCGATCTGTTTGTTAGAATCGCTGCCTGCCTGA
- a CDS encoding alkaline phosphatase family protein: MKTVLLGLDGATFTILDHLVATGVMPHLGEMYRRGARALLGSTPLPLTPQAWTTMATGRNPGHHGIADWIRCEQGASGTYCHLNNARDNHCETLWSYASRQGKRVTVLNYFGLAPPSPINGHTMPGFTSGRHLRRSSYPADLFARLEGVSGFDVKVLGMDFDVEMQGLQEMDHENWARWIDHQIARDRVWMSVMEHLMRTEPSDLTAMVLDGTDKLQHLAYRFLDPALRPAQPTPWEQQVTERCQAYYRQVDDFLGRLAELVGAWGRLFIVSDHGFTGTQEIVYINRWLCDQGLLHWRGEVPEDQAEACQTDRPAQDANLVDLERSRAYALTPSSNGVFLNVPPSEYVAFRDDLIDKLLALRGPDGGQVITEVKKREDWFAGPYINHFPDLTLTLRDHGFVSVLNGRAPVVPRSVPNGTHHPDGILVATGTGVQAGVDAGKYYLLDIAPLLAHSLGLEIPADYEGELPERIYDPAYLASDRPRQAQAAAEPAPASVASGGDAAGELDAEDEAIIMARLKSLGYIE; encoded by the coding sequence ATGAAGACGGTCTTGCTCGGTCTCGATGGGGCAACATTCACGATTCTCGATCACCTCGTCGCCACCGGCGTGATGCCGCACCTGGGCGAGATGTATCGTCGCGGCGCGCGGGCCCTGCTGGGCTCGACGCCCCTGCCGCTCACGCCACAGGCCTGGACGACGATGGCCACGGGCCGCAACCCCGGCCATCACGGCATCGCCGATTGGATTCGTTGCGAGCAGGGTGCCAGTGGCACGTATTGCCATCTGAACAATGCCCGCGACAACCACTGCGAGACGCTGTGGAGCTACGCCTCGCGGCAGGGCAAGCGCGTCACGGTGCTGAACTACTTCGGCCTGGCCCCGCCTTCGCCCATCAACGGCCATACGATGCCCGGCTTCACTTCGGGACGGCACTTGCGCCGCTCGAGCTATCCGGCCGATCTGTTCGCGCGGCTCGAAGGCGTCTCGGGTTTCGACGTCAAAGTCCTCGGCATGGACTTCGACGTCGAGATGCAAGGTCTGCAGGAAATGGACCACGAGAATTGGGCTCGTTGGATCGATCATCAAATTGCGCGCGACCGGGTGTGGATGAGCGTGATGGAGCACCTGATGCGCACCGAGCCGAGCGACCTGACGGCGATGGTCCTCGACGGTACCGACAAGTTGCAGCACCTGGCCTACCGCTTCCTCGATCCGGCGCTGCGCCCGGCTCAACCCACCCCGTGGGAACAACAAGTCACCGAACGCTGCCAGGCCTACTATCGCCAGGTCGACGATTTCCTTGGCCGCCTTGCCGAATTGGTCGGCGCTTGGGGACGATTGTTCATCGTCTCCGATCACGGCTTCACCGGCACGCAGGAGATCGTCTACATCAACCGCTGGCTGTGCGATCAGGGGTTGCTGCACTGGCGCGGCGAGGTGCCCGAGGACCAGGCCGAGGCCTGCCAGACCGATCGCCCCGCGCAGGATGCCAACCTGGTCGACCTCGAGCGCAGCCGGGCCTATGCCCTGACGCCCAGTTCGAACGGTGTGTTCCTGAATGTGCCGCCGAGCGAGTACGTGGCGTTTCGCGACGATCTGATCGACAAGCTGCTCGCCCTGCGCGGCCCCGACGGCGGGCAAGTCATCACCGAGGTCAAGAAACGCGAAGACTGGTTCGCAGGCCCGTATATCAACCACTTCCCCGACCTGACGCTGACGCTCCGCGACCACGGCTTCGTTTCCGTGCTCAACGGCCGCGCGCCGGTCGTGCCGCGCAGCGTGCCCAACGGCACTCACCATCCCGACGGCATCCTCGTGGCCACGGGCACCGGCGTTCAAGCGGGCGTCGACGCGGGCAAGTACTACCTGTTGGATATCGCGCCGCTCTTGGCCCATAGCCTGGGTCTGGAGATTCCGGCCGATTACGAGGGTGAGCTCCCCGAGCGGATTTACGATCCGGCCTATCTGGCCAGCGATCGGCCGCGTCAGGCTCAGGCGGCCGCGGAACCCGCGCCGGCGAGCGTGGCCTCGGGCGGCGATGCTGCCGGCGAACTCGATGCCGAAGACGAAGCGATCATCATGGCGCGGCTTAAGAGCCTGGGGTACATCGAGTGA